The genomic window GAATTGCGGGAAGCCGCCGTTCGACAGGAACGTCGAAAGGCGGAGGAATCCTTAAGAGAATTTGCACAAAGGTGGCAAACCACCTTCGATGCCATCAATGACAGTGTCTGTATCCTGGACCTGGATGGAAAGATCCTGGAGTGCAACCTGGCCACCACCCGCTTGCTTAACAAACCTGCTGCCGAGATCTTAGGCCACCACTGTTTTAAACTGGTCCATAACATTTCAACGCCTATCGAGAGATGCCCGATTGCTCGCATGCAAACCAGCGGACAAAGGGAAAGCACGTCGTTGCAGTTAGGGGATCGCTGGGTAGACGTGACGGTGGATCCTTTGTTTGAAGCCTCCGGCCGTTTGATAGGTGCCGTGCACATTATATCGGACATCACCGAGGATAAACAACGGGAGGAAGCCCTGCGTGAATCCGAAGAACGGTACCGGGATATGGTCGAAAACATAAACGACATCCTCTTTGTTTGTGATACAAACGGGAACATTACTTATATCAGCCCTCCGGTGGAGTCCCTGTTAGGTTATCGTCCCTCGGAAATAATCGGCCGAAACTTTAGGGAATTTGTCCATCCGGAAGATCTCCATTATATTTCAGAAGGCTATCAGAAAATCGTTTCCGGCCAGGTCGAACCCCACGAGTATCGATTCGTTAAAAAATCCGGCGAAATATGCTGGATCCGTTTTTCAAGTTTTCGGATTGTCCAGGGAGAAAAAATTGTGGGGCTTCGGGGGATATTAACGGACATCACCAAACGCGTTCAGGCAGAAGAAGAAAGACAACAAACCCTGAATAACCTGCGAAAGGCCATGGGAGGGATCATCGAGGCCATGGCCACGACCGTAGAGACCAGGGACCCCTATACTGCCGGTCATCAGCGCCGGGTGGCTGACCTGGCCCGGGCCATCGCCCAGGAGGTGGGTCTGTCAAAAGACCGGATAGAGGGCATCCACATGGCCGGGATCGT from Deltaproteobacteria bacterium includes these protein-coding regions:
- a CDS encoding PAS domain S-box protein, giving the protein ELREAAVRQERRKAEESLREFAQRWQTTFDAINDSVCILDLDGKILECNLATTRLLNKPAAEILGHHCFKLVHNISTPIERCPIARMQTSGQRESTSLQLGDRWVDVTVDPLFEASGRLIGAVHIISDITEDKQREEALRESEERYRDMVENINDILFVCDTNGNITYISPPVESLLGYRPSEIIGRNFREFVHPEDLHYISEGYQKIVSGQVEPHEYRFVKKSGEICWIRFSSFRIVQGEKIVGLRGILTDITKRVQAEEERQQTLNNLRKAMGGIIEAMATTVETRDPYTAGHQRRVADLARAIAQEVGLSKDRIEGIHMAGIVHDLGKISIPAEILSKPTRLTDLEFALIKAHPEVSYDILKNIDFPWPVALIVLQHHERINGTGYPQGLTVEEILFEARILAVADVVEAIASHRPYRPAHGIEVALQEIEEKKGVLYDPVAVEACLRLFKEKEFVLE